In a single window of the Mus musculus strain C57BL/6J chromosome 6, GRCm38.p6 C57BL/6J genome:
- the Gm2663 gene encoding trypsinogen 4 precursor: MKIIFFFTFLGAAVALPANSDDKIVGGYTCPKHSVPYQVSLNDGISHQCGGSLINDQWVLSAAHCYKRRLQVRLGEHNIDVLEGGEQFIDAEKIIRHPDYNKDTVDNDIMLIKLKSPAILNSQVSTVSLPRSCASTNAQCLVSGWGNTVSIGGKYPALLQCLEAPVLSASSCKKSYPGQITSNMFCLGFLEGGKDSCDGDSGGPVVCNGEIQGIVSWGSVCAMRGKPGVYTKVCNYLSWIQETMANN; encoded by the exons TTGCTCTCCCAGCTAACAGTGATGACAAGATTGTTGGAGGCTACACATGTCCGAAGCATTCGGTTCCTTACCAGGTGTCTCTGAATGATGGCATTAGCCATCAGTGTGGTGGCTCCCTTATCAATGATCAGTGGGTACTGTCTGCTGCTCACTGCTACAAAAG AAGACTCCAGGTTCGCCTTGGTGAACACAATATTGATGTCCTTGAGGGTGGTGAGCAATTTATTGATGCAGAAAAGATCATTCGACACCCAGACTATAACAAGGACACTGTGGATAATGACATCATGCTGATTAAATTGAAGTCACCTGCCATCCTTAACTCCCAAGTATCCACAGTCTCTCTGCCCAGATCCTGTGCATCTACAAATGCTCAGTGCCTTGTTTCTGGCTGGGGAAATACTGTGAGCATTGGTG GAAAATACCCAGCACTCCTTCAATGTCTGGAAGCTCCTGTCCTCTCGGCCAGTTCTTGCAAAAAATCCTACCCAGGCCAGATTACCAGCAATATGTTctgcctgggattcctggaggGTGGAAAGGACTCCTGTGAT GGTGATTCTGGTGGACCTGTTGTCTGCAATGGAGAGATCCAGGGTATTGTCTCCTGGGGTTCAGTCTGTGCAATGAGAGGGAAGCCTGGTGTTTACACCAAAGTCTGCAACTACCTAAGCTGGATTCAGGAGACCATGGCGAACAACTGA